In a single window of the Chloroflexota bacterium genome:
- a CDS encoding cupin domain-containing protein, whose product MPKVVIRESDAQVFDRGSGVRSIPLMNGDRGSQNVSSGMTIMEPGAGLPMHFHDTEECITCVEGEAMCSVDGEVLKLRPFDHIWIAEGSHHRFWNEGTEAMRIAWTYGKPEVMRTFADSGKTVRHMSKGDVARPT is encoded by the coding sequence ATGCCGAAGGTCGTGATACGAGAGAGCGACGCGCAGGTTTTCGATCGAGGATCGGGAGTCCGGAGCATCCCGCTGATGAACGGCGATCGCGGCTCACAGAACGTCTCGTCCGGCATGACCATCATGGAACCGGGCGCGGGCCTGCCCATGCACTTCCACGACACGGAGGAGTGCATCACCTGCGTCGAGGGTGAAGCGATGTGCTCGGTCGACGGCGAAGTGCTGAAACTGCGGCCCTTCGACCACATCTGGATCGCCGAGGGCTCGCACCACCGGTTCTGGAACGAGGGCACGGAGGCGATGCGCATCGCCTGGACCTACGGCAAGCCGGAGGTCATGCGGACGTTCGCCGACTCCGGCAAGACCGTGCGTCACATGTCCAAAGGCGATGTCGCGCGACCCACGTGA
- the folP gene encoding dihydropteroate synthase has protein sequence MNDPSVDRGALRLGSRVLDWGTRTFVMGVLNVTPDSFSGDGVANDAEALQARIDALLDAAPDIIDVGGESTRPGAAEVPPDEEIDRVSPAIAELRKRSPNMPLSIDTRKAAVARAALDMGAVMVNDVTGGMHDPEILEAAAESGAAFVVTHNRRGEVRRSAIGPHVGAVDYDDLVRDVCRDGERLLDRALGAGIPRDRLVFDPGFGFGKSPEQNVDLLRGMPALKTLEAPLMVGVSRKSFVGYVLGLPADRRLEGSLAAAVVAVANGADLVRTHDVEATRRALAMADAIYRPGA, from the coding sequence GTGAATGACCCGTCCGTAGACCGCGGCGCGCTGCGGCTCGGCTCTCGCGTCCTCGACTGGGGCACGCGCACGTTCGTGATGGGCGTGCTGAACGTGACCCCGGACTCGTTCAGCGGCGACGGCGTGGCGAACGATGCCGAGGCGCTGCAAGCCCGCATCGATGCGCTGCTGGACGCGGCGCCGGACATCATCGACGTGGGTGGCGAATCCACGAGGCCCGGTGCGGCGGAGGTACCGCCGGACGAGGAGATCGACCGCGTCAGTCCGGCGATTGCGGAACTGCGAAAGCGGTCGCCGAACATGCCGCTGTCCATCGACACGCGCAAGGCCGCCGTCGCGCGCGCGGCGCTCGACATGGGCGCGGTGATGGTGAACGACGTGACCGGCGGCATGCACGATCCCGAGATTCTCGAAGCCGCCGCTGAATCCGGAGCTGCCTTCGTCGTCACTCACAATCGTCGCGGCGAAGTGCGGCGCTCCGCAATCGGCCCGCACGTCGGAGCCGTGGACTACGACGACCTGGTGCGCGATGTGTGCCGCGACGGCGAGCGGCTGCTCGACCGGGCGCTGGGCGCCGGCATTCCGCGCGATCGACTGGTCTTCGATCCGGGATTCGGATTCGGAAAGTCTCCGGAGCAGAACGTCGACCTGCTCCGGGGAATGCCGGCGCTCAAGACGCTTGAGGCGCCGCTCATGGTAGGCGTGTCTCGCAAGTCGTTCGTCGGTTATGTGCTGGGACTGCCGGCCGATCGGCGTCTCGAGGGCTCACTAGCAGCTGCCGTAGTCGCGGTAGCCAATGGCGCGGATTTGGTACGGACCCATGACGTGGAAGCCACCAGGCGAGCGCTGGCGATGGCCGACGCGATCTATCGTCCGGGCGCTTAG
- a CDS encoding dihydropteroate synthase: MNRGSVRTVLRGRDGLEVVISPDEAFVPIGERLNPTNKPRLQRAYDEGNWTYVQRDATRQVAAGAKVIDVNTGDPHHEIEARKMRDAVRAVQEVVDVPVSIDSYTIDVLLAGLEVARGRPLVNSVPFEADYMQELLPAIAEHDACMIGMCTKGGAAMPETAEERVENARALVASAAEHGIAADRIVIDPVCLPVGANDVFGPGLLGAIRTLHREDDLNMSVGLSNVSFGLPARRSLNGATLLMAMEAGLTAAILDMTHKEIRHAVLAANLIRGRDEYSMNWISNYRAEQAREEARKAKRAGG; this comes from the coding sequence GTGAATCGAGGTTCCGTGCGCACGGTGCTTCGCGGCCGTGACGGCCTGGAAGTGGTGATCAGCCCGGATGAGGCTTTCGTGCCCATCGGCGAGCGCCTCAACCCGACGAACAAGCCGAGACTCCAGCGCGCCTACGACGAGGGCAACTGGACCTACGTCCAGCGTGACGCCACGCGGCAGGTCGCGGCGGGCGCCAAGGTCATCGACGTCAACACGGGTGATCCGCACCACGAGATCGAGGCGCGCAAGATGCGCGACGCCGTGCGCGCGGTGCAAGAGGTGGTGGACGTGCCCGTCTCGATCGACTCGTACACCATCGACGTGCTGCTCGCGGGGCTCGAAGTTGCGCGGGGTCGGCCGCTGGTGAATTCCGTCCCATTCGAGGCGGACTACATGCAGGAGTTGCTCCCGGCCATTGCCGAGCACGACGCCTGCATGATCGGCATGTGCACCAAGGGCGGCGCCGCCATGCCGGAAACGGCGGAGGAACGGGTTGAAAATGCGCGCGCGCTGGTGGCGAGCGCCGCCGAGCACGGCATTGCCGCCGACCGGATCGTCATTGACCCGGTGTGCCTGCCGGTGGGGGCCAACGATGTCTTCGGGCCGGGTCTTTTGGGCGCCATTCGCACGCTGCATCGGGAGGACGACCTGAACATGTCCGTCGGGCTGAGCAACGTGTCGTTCGGATTGCCGGCCCGGCGCTCCCTGAACGGGGCGACCCTGCTCATGGCGATGGAGGCCGGATTGACCGCGGCGATCCTGGACATGACGCACAAGGAGATCCGGCACGCGGTGCTGGCGGCCAACCTCATCCGGGGCCGCGATGAGTACTCCATGAACTGGATCTCCAACTACCGCGCCGAGCAGGCTCGCGAAGAGGCGCGCAAGGCCAAACGCGCCGGGGGCTGA
- a CDS encoding UDP-N-acetylmuramoyl-tripeptide--D-alanyl-D-alanine ligase, with translation MFSLADVAVAAEQPVPRGADDLVMTAAHFDSRRIEPGMLFVALPGARVDGHDFVGDAFARGAAAVLCARRDPDQPIERQVIAAAPQSAFERLAGALRSRSTATFVGVTGSNGKTTTKEAVAAALSAAGSTISTERSENAEVGVPATLSRLAPRHRYAVVEIGAQVVGEIARYCGYARPDVGVITSIAGAHLGLLGSMEAIATAKGELFESLPEDGPAIVNADDPWSDALRRRAPGPVVSFGRSDAADVRVGGELLADPPGTRVHITAGSFTDSVDVPGTAGAIDLAFGAAVATTQALGVEPATACRGLRKFRPAPHRMRLQALPGGGLLLDDTYNANASSMKVALDTLSAVTVAGRRIAVLGDMFELGSFAPAAHEQVGRDAATVDRLVCVGALATEIAAGARAAGLQSVDLIPADTEDAASIAAAVDAAAVWLRQELAAGDAVLLKASNGMGFARLADAATEAPQLSAG, from the coding sequence ATGTTCAGCCTGGCCGACGTGGCCGTCGCCGCCGAGCAGCCGGTCCCGCGCGGCGCCGACGACCTTGTCATGACCGCCGCGCACTTCGACAGTCGCCGCATCGAGCCCGGCATGCTCTTCGTGGCGCTGCCCGGCGCCCGAGTGGACGGCCACGATTTCGTTGGCGACGCCTTCGCCCGCGGCGCCGCGGCGGTGCTGTGCGCCAGGCGCGATCCGGATCAGCCCATCGAGCGCCAAGTGATCGCCGCGGCGCCGCAGTCCGCGTTCGAGCGGTTGGCGGGCGCGCTGCGCTCGCGCTCGACGGCGACGTTTGTGGGCGTCACGGGCAGCAATGGCAAAACAACCACGAAGGAAGCCGTGGCTGCGGCCTTGAGTGCCGCCGGATCCACCATTTCCACCGAGCGAAGCGAGAACGCCGAGGTGGGCGTGCCGGCCACCCTGTCGCGGTTAGCGCCCAGGCACCGCTACGCGGTGGTCGAAATCGGCGCACAGGTGGTCGGGGAAATCGCCCGCTACTGCGGCTACGCGCGGCCGGACGTGGGCGTGATCACGTCCATCGCCGGCGCGCACCTGGGGCTACTCGGTTCGATGGAGGCCATCGCCACGGCCAAGGGCGAGCTTTTTGAGTCTCTCCCGGAAGACGGGCCCGCCATCGTGAACGCCGACGATCCTTGGTCCGATGCGTTGCGGCGTCGCGCACCAGGGCCGGTGGTGTCGTTCGGCCGGTCGGACGCGGCGGATGTGCGCGTAGGCGGCGAACTGCTGGCCGATCCTCCGGGGACACGCGTGCACATCACGGCTGGGAGCTTCACCGACAGCGTTGACGTTCCCGGCACGGCCGGCGCCATCGATCTTGCGTTCGGCGCGGCGGTCGCGACGACCCAGGCTCTTGGGGTGGAACCCGCGACGGCCTGCCGCGGGTTGCGCAAGTTTCGGCCCGCGCCGCACCGCATGCGGCTCCAGGCGCTGCCCGGAGGCGGCCTACTGCTGGACGACACCTACAACGCGAACGCATCCTCCATGAAGGTCGCTCTGGACACGCTTTCCGCCGTGACCGTTGCGGGGCGCCGCATCGCCGTGCTGGGCGACATGTTCGAGTTGGGCAGCTTTGCCCCAGCCGCCCATGAGCAGGTGGGACGGGATGCCGCCACTGTGGATCGATTGGTCTGCGTCGGCGCGCTGGCCACCGAGATTGCCGCGGGCGCCCGTGCGGCGGGTCTGCAATCCGTGGACTTGATTCCCGCCGACACCGAGGACGCCGCATCGATAGCTGCAGCGGTGGACGCGGCGGCGGTATGGCTGCGCCAGGAACTGGCAGCCGGCGACGCAGTGCTGCTGAAAGCCAGCAACGGCATGGGCTTTGCCCGCCTGGCAGACGCGGCTACGGAAGCCCCGCAGCTCTCCGCCGGCTGA
- a CDS encoding phosphotransferase: MSTSGASEDLRVGVGAILEASGQPGPWSWHSVAADARHEIWRIRSGPVSLIVKVYRPQVDRYYHHRWRREERALDLLSRQAPGLAPEPHGAVLAPDAFAAVAMEDLGTDSLADRLETADSDERAGSVKRAVEALTAFHQAAARNSGMLRALAYQSDLDRITRDTLRRRLAIAAARLGDPSTAPEPDATPRAVAPQLPWQDLEAGIVRPLIRASRLVVHNGFSPLNLMPRPDGRLAVIDWETLAVAAPALDAADLLTFPGFALSADAIEDHAAQLAGASDAAAPIQVFWAAAAERSLTYAATAAVRERRGQAASQTDRASTYASRRRWYLGVFDETLERLDLDAGARRRIRGAVSGLNG; the protein is encoded by the coding sequence GTGAGTACATCCGGCGCGAGTGAGGACCTGCGTGTCGGAGTGGGCGCAATACTTGAGGCGAGTGGCCAGCCGGGTCCATGGTCCTGGCATTCCGTCGCCGCCGACGCGCGGCATGAAATCTGGCGCATCCGCTCCGGCCCGGTGTCGCTGATCGTCAAGGTGTACCGGCCGCAGGTCGACCGCTACTACCACCACCGCTGGCGGCGCGAGGAGCGGGCGTTGGACCTGCTTAGCCGCCAGGCGCCCGGATTGGCGCCCGAGCCACACGGGGCCGTGCTGGCGCCGGACGCCTTTGCCGCCGTGGCCATGGAGGACCTGGGAACCGATTCCCTGGCCGACCGGCTCGAAACGGCGGACTCGGACGAGCGCGCCGGCTCGGTGAAGCGCGCCGTTGAAGCACTGACCGCCTTTCACCAGGCCGCGGCTCGCAACTCGGGCATGCTGAGGGCGCTCGCCTACCAGAGCGATCTGGACCGCATCACGCGCGACACGCTGCGCCGGCGCCTTGCCATTGCCGCGGCCCGGCTCGGCGATCCGTCGACCGCTCCCGAGCCTGACGCCACGCCGCGTGCCGTGGCGCCGCAACTCCCTTGGCAAGACCTTGAGGCCGGCATCGTGCGACCGCTCATCCGCGCGTCGCGGCTGGTGGTGCACAACGGGTTCTCGCCGCTAAACCTGATGCCGCGTCCCGACGGGCGGCTGGCCGTCATCGACTGGGAGACCCTGGCGGTGGCCGCCCCCGCACTGGACGCGGCCGACCTGCTGACGTTTCCGGGATTCGCCCTCTCCGCGGACGCCATTGAGGATCACGCCGCCCAGCTGGCCGGCGCGTCGGATGCCGCCGCACCAATCCAGGTGTTTTGGGCCGCCGCCGCCGAGCGCAGCTTGACCTACGCCGCCACCGCCGCCGTGCGCGAGCGCCGCGGTCAGGCAGCGTCGCAAACTGATCGGGCGTCGACCTACGCCTCGCGTCGTCGGTGGTATCTCGGCGTGTTTGACGAGACCTTGGAGCGCCTGGATCTGGATGCCGGCGCGCGTCGTCGCATCCGCGGCGCGGTGTCCGGGCTCAACGGCTGA